Proteins encoded by one window of Dokdonella sp.:
- a CDS encoding LTA synthase family protein: MSPPLGNLGSAARRATATCGHRLGIAGITGVVLLLMLVPWARALVVERTYGGFADCGSCVRWQSLGNDAWLAGAGILVLALGLLLRWRILRHVCAFAVFALGLVMLVDTLLLDLFTLRLHMGDVLKFGGEGRATTQFIQSLAAGGYRPLPYLAVAIPGIFVLLWFPLPRTPRLARALLGSGIAMIACGVWLAATARDHVFRDSAVNIVQLSGMRGINQPYSEAFKLRMLAQERPQAVLCDMGQERHPDVLLLMVESLSAHHSALLGGSGFTPQLDAIARANTWFEAFHANGFTTDHGLIALMDGRVPVPAVGRYLSLYPFTGFGDPEHSVGGVLGAHGYQTAFFTSGNLGFLEKQPWLKSLHLSHFEGAESPFYEGKPRGIFDAATDEVLYQRVIQWLDNERDRTRPLFAAVLTVETHPPFLDRASGKLDEAALFRRADAAIGDFYRTLQARGFFDNGILLIVGDHRSMTTVTREEWERYGDSALARVPMVVVGPSGLPKGAIAGAFQQVDLLPSLAQLTGSGPVCRREDQGSFLRPDPQPPAWVLHPRGDLRGRVDVYFPDGTGWIDLAGDASVTGGAHPERMAAIANAVHRDRIERGEVAQDMAELLMKISVQRLEQEEQAR; the protein is encoded by the coding sequence GTGAGCCCCCCCCTCGGAAATCTCGGATCCGCAGCACGCCGGGCAACGGCCACGTGCGGTCATCGGCTCGGCATCGCCGGCATCACCGGAGTGGTGCTGCTGCTGATGTTGGTGCCGTGGGCACGCGCGCTGGTGGTCGAGCGCACCTATGGCGGCTTCGCCGATTGCGGCAGTTGCGTGCGCTGGCAAAGCCTGGGCAACGACGCCTGGCTGGCCGGCGCAGGCATCCTGGTGCTGGCGCTCGGGCTGCTGCTGCGCTGGCGCATCCTGCGCCATGTGTGCGCGTTCGCCGTGTTCGCGCTGGGCCTGGTGATGCTGGTGGACACCCTGCTGCTGGACCTGTTCACCCTGCGCCTGCACATGGGCGACGTGCTGAAGTTCGGTGGCGAGGGCCGCGCCACCACCCAGTTCATCCAGTCCCTGGCCGCCGGCGGCTATCGTCCTTTGCCATACCTCGCCGTGGCGATCCCGGGCATCTTCGTGCTGCTCTGGTTCCCGCTGCCGCGCACACCCAGGCTGGCCCGGGCACTGCTCGGGTCGGGCATTGCGATGATCGCCTGCGGTGTCTGGCTGGCAGCGACCGCACGCGACCACGTGTTCCGCGACAGTGCCGTGAACATCGTCCAGCTCAGCGGCATGCGCGGGATCAACCAGCCGTACTCGGAAGCGTTCAAGTTGCGCATGCTGGCGCAGGAACGACCACAGGCCGTGCTGTGCGACATGGGGCAGGAACGGCATCCGGACGTGCTCCTGCTGATGGTCGAGTCACTTTCGGCCCACCACAGCGCCCTGCTCGGCGGCAGTGGTTTCACGCCGCAACTGGATGCCATCGCACGCGCCAACACCTGGTTCGAAGCTTTCCACGCCAATGGTTTCACCACCGACCATGGCCTGATCGCGCTGATGGACGGGCGCGTGCCGGTCCCGGCCGTCGGCCGCTACCTCAGCCTGTACCCGTTCACCGGGTTCGGCGACCCGGAGCACTCCGTCGGCGGGGTACTCGGCGCGCACGGCTACCAGACGGCGTTCTTCACCAGCGGCAACCTTGGCTTCCTGGAGAAGCAGCCGTGGCTGAAAAGTCTTCATCTGAGCCATTTCGAGGGCGCGGAGAGCCCGTTCTACGAAGGCAAGCCGCGCGGCATCTTCGATGCCGCCACCGACGAGGTGCTGTACCAGCGTGTCATCCAGTGGCTGGACAACGAACGTGACCGCACCCGCCCGCTGTTCGCCGCCGTGCTGACGGTGGAGACCCACCCGCCCTTCCTCGACCGCGCATCGGGCAAGCTCGATGAGGCCGCCCTGTTCCGTCGCGCCGATGCAGCGATCGGCGACTTCTACCGAACCCTGCAGGCGCGCGGCTTCTTCGACAACGGCATCCTGCTCATCGTCGGTGACCACCGCAGCATGACGACGGTGACGCGTGAGGAATGGGAGCGCTATGGCGACAGCGCACTGGCGCGTGTGCCGATGGTCGTCGTCGGTCCGAGCGGCTTGCCGAAAGGCGCCATCGCCGGCGCCTTCCAGCAGGTCGACCTCCTGCCCTCGCTCGCCCAGCTGACCGGCAGCGGTCCGGTCTGCCGCCGCGAGGACCAGGGCAGCTTCCTGCGCCCCGATCCGCAGCCGCCGGCCTGGGTGCTGCACCCGCGCGGCGATCTGCGTGGCCGCGTCGACGTGTACTTTCCCGATGGCACCGGCTGGATCGACCTGGCCGGGGATGCCAGCGTCACCGGCGGCGCGCATCCGGAACGCATGGCCGCCATCGCCAACGCCGTGCACCGCGATCGCATCGAGCGTGGCGAGGTCGCCCAGGACATGGCCGAGCTGCTGATGAAGATCTCGGTTCAGCGGCTGGAGCAGGAAGAACAGGCGCGCTGA
- the putA gene encoding bifunctional proline dehydrogenase/L-glutamate gamma-semialdehyde dehydrogenase PutA: MSDILSPELPAPSDAARARITAAWLRDETEAVNDLLAQASLPPAERELVLARAAELVARVRAKASNQSAVESFMREYDLSSEEGVLLMCVAEALLRIPDSETADKLIRDKLGEADWRKHVGASESLFVNASTWGLMLTGRLVSLAEETRSNFTGALKRLIGRAGEPVIRLAVRQAMRIMGHQFVMGRTIDEAQDRSEQKENRAYRHSYDMLGEAALTAHDAERYQQAYRDAIAALGRRGPWTDVIEAPSISVKLSAIHPRYDVANRARALAELTPRVLELARLSMANGIGMTVDAEEADRLELSLDVIGTVFADPSLQGWNGFGLAVQAYQKRAPFVIDWLAETARKANRRWCVRLVKGAYWDSEIKRAQELGLAGYPVYTRKPNTDVSYLACAKQMFEAGANLIYPQFATHNAHTIAAIHHLAKGRPYEHQRLHGMGADLYAEVVGKDNLDVPCRVYAPVGSHEDLLPYLVRRLLENGANTSFVNRVVDEDVSIRDLVADPCEVVRQHDSKPHPRIPLPIGLFGEQRKNSMGANLANDNELRALADSVNAARKPWTSTPLVPDAKPDGDKRAVTDPADRRRVIGDSTTAGAATIARSLDNALAAQPDWNALPAASRAKILEHAADLLEARRAEFIALAVREAGKTMSAAIAEVREAADFCRYYAAMARKLFAQPETMPGPTGETNELHLHGRGVFVCISPWNFPLAIFMGQVVAALAAGNSVIAKPADQTTLIGHAAVKLLHEAGVPEGVLQYVPCKGSVLGQTLLTRPEIAGVCFTGSTETAWTINRTLAARDSTIAALIAETGGQNALIADSSALPEQLVKDVIASAFDSAGQRCSAARVLFVQDDIADKVMTMLAGAMAELTLGDPGLLSTDVGPVIDEPSHKVLSDHAARMDREGRLIATVKSGPSAEHGTFFAPRAYEIPSLSVLEREVFGPILHVVRWKADRLDEVIDAINATGYGLTLGIHSRIDDTIDHIVKRAKVGNCYVNRNQIGAVVGVQPFGGEGLSGTGPKAGGPHYLLRFVTERTVTINTTAAGGNASLLTLGE, from the coding sequence GTGAGCGACATCCTCTCCCCCGAACTGCCCGCGCCGAGCGATGCCGCGCGCGCCCGCATCACCGCAGCCTGGCTGCGCGACGAGACCGAAGCGGTCAACGACCTGCTTGCCCAAGCCAGCCTGCCGCCCGCCGAGCGCGAGCTCGTGCTCGCGCGCGCCGCCGAATTGGTCGCACGCGTGCGGGCCAAGGCATCGAACCAGAGCGCGGTCGAATCGTTCATGCGCGAGTACGACCTTTCCAGCGAGGAAGGCGTGCTGCTGATGTGCGTAGCCGAGGCCTTGCTGCGCATCCCTGACAGCGAGACTGCCGACAAGCTGATCCGCGACAAGCTCGGCGAAGCCGACTGGCGCAAGCACGTCGGTGCCAGCGAGTCGCTGTTCGTCAATGCCTCGACCTGGGGCCTGATGCTGACCGGCCGTCTGGTCAGCTTGGCCGAGGAAACACGCAGCAACTTCACCGGCGCGCTCAAGCGCCTGATCGGCCGTGCCGGCGAACCGGTGATCCGCCTGGCCGTGCGTCAGGCCATGCGCATCATGGGCCACCAGTTCGTCATGGGGCGCACGATCGACGAGGCGCAGGACCGTTCCGAGCAGAAGGAAAACCGCGCCTACCGCCATTCCTACGACATGCTCGGCGAAGCCGCGCTGACCGCGCACGACGCCGAGCGCTACCAGCAGGCCTACCGCGACGCGATCGCTGCGCTCGGCCGGCGCGGGCCGTGGACCGATGTGATCGAAGCGCCGTCGATCTCGGTGAAACTCTCGGCGATCCATCCGCGCTACGACGTGGCCAATCGTGCGCGCGCGCTCGCCGAACTGACCCCGCGCGTGCTCGAGCTCGCCCGACTGTCCATGGCCAACGGCATCGGCATGACCGTCGACGCCGAGGAGGCCGATCGCCTGGAACTCTCGCTCGACGTGATCGGCACGGTGTTCGCCGACCCGTCACTGCAAGGCTGGAACGGCTTCGGCCTCGCCGTGCAGGCCTACCAGAAGCGCGCGCCGTTCGTGATCGACTGGCTGGCCGAGACCGCACGCAAGGCCAACCGGCGCTGGTGCGTGCGCCTGGTCAAGGGCGCCTATTGGGATTCCGAGATCAAGCGCGCGCAGGAACTCGGCCTCGCCGGCTATCCGGTGTACACGCGCAAGCCGAACACCGACGTCTCCTACCTCGCCTGCGCCAAGCAGATGTTCGAGGCCGGCGCGAACCTGATCTATCCGCAGTTCGCCACCCACAACGCGCATACGATCGCGGCGATCCACCACCTGGCCAAGGGCCGCCCGTACGAGCACCAGCGCCTGCATGGCATGGGCGCGGATCTCTACGCCGAAGTGGTCGGCAAGGACAACCTCGACGTGCCGTGCCGCGTGTATGCGCCGGTCGGCAGCCACGAGGACCTGCTGCCCTATCTCGTGCGCCGCCTGCTCGAGAACGGCGCCAACACCAGTTTCGTCAACCGCGTGGTCGACGAGGACGTGTCGATCCGCGACCTCGTCGCCGACCCCTGTGAGGTCGTGCGCCAGCACGACTCCAAGCCGCACCCCCGCATTCCCCTGCCGATCGGTCTGTTCGGCGAACAACGGAAGAACTCCATGGGCGCCAATCTCGCCAACGACAATGAACTGCGCGCACTCGCCGACAGCGTCAACGCCGCGCGCAAGCCGTGGACCTCGACCCCGCTCGTACCGGACGCCAAGCCCGACGGCGACAAGCGCGCCGTCACCGACCCGGCCGACCGCCGCCGCGTGATCGGTGATTCGACCACCGCTGGTGCCGCCACCATCGCGCGCTCGCTCGACAACGCGCTCGCCGCGCAGCCGGACTGGAACGCGCTGCCGGCCGCGAGCCGCGCGAAGATCCTCGAACACGCCGCCGACCTGCTCGAAGCGCGCCGCGCCGAGTTCATCGCCCTGGCCGTGCGCGAAGCCGGCAAGACGATGTCCGCGGCGATCGCCGAAGTGCGTGAAGCCGCCGACTTCTGTCGCTATTACGCGGCAATGGCGCGCAAGCTGTTTGCTCAGCCCGAAACGATGCCGGGCCCGACCGGTGAAACCAACGAACTGCACCTGCACGGCCGCGGCGTGTTCGTCTGCATCAGCCCGTGGAACTTCCCGCTGGCGATCTTCATGGGCCAGGTGGTCGCCGCCCTCGCCGCCGGCAACAGCGTCATCGCCAAGCCGGCCGACCAGACCACCCTGATCGGCCATGCCGCGGTCAAGCTGCTGCACGAGGCCGGCGTGCCGGAAGGCGTGCTGCAATACGTGCCGTGCAAGGGTTCGGTGCTCGGCCAGACCCTGCTCACGCGCCCCGAGATCGCCGGCGTCTGCTTCACCGGCTCGACCGAAACCGCGTGGACGATCAACCGCACGCTGGCCGCACGTGATTCGACGATCGCCGCGCTGATCGCCGAGACCGGCGGCCAGAACGCGCTGATCGCCGACTCCTCGGCGTTGCCCGAACAACTCGTCAAGGACGTGATCGCGTCAGCGTTCGATTCCGCCGGCCAGCGTTGCTCGGCCGCGCGCGTGCTGTTCGTGCAGGATGACATCGCCGACAAGGTCATGACCATGCTCGCCGGCGCGATGGCCGAACTGACTCTCGGCGATCCCGGCCTGCTGTCCACCGATGTCGGCCCGGTCATCGACGAACCCTCGCACAAGGTGCTGAGCGACCACGCCGCACGCATGGATCGCGAAGGACGCCTGATCGCTACCGTGAAATCCGGTCCGAGCGCCGAACATGGCACCTTCTTCGCCCCGCGCGCCTACGAGATCCCGTCGTTGTCGGTGCTCGAACGCGAAGTGTTCGGGCCAATTCTGCACGTCGTGCGCTGGAAGGCCGACCGCCTCGACGAGGTGATCGACGCCATCAACGCCACCGGCTACGGCCTCACTCTCGGCATCCACAGCCGCATCGACGACACCATCGACCACATCGTCAAGCGCGCCAAAGTCGGCAACTGCTACGTCAACCGCAACCAGATCGGTGCGGTCGTCGGCGTGCAGCCGTTCGGCGGCGAAGGCCTCTCCGGCACCGGGCCCAAGGCCGGCGGCCCGCACTACCTCTTGCGCTTCGTCACCGAGCGCACGGTCACCATCAACACCACGGCAGCGGGTGGCAATGCGTCGTTGTTGACCCTGGGCGAGTGA